From the Candidatus Hydrogenedentota bacterium genome, the window CGAGGCATAGAACGGAACATGCCCGAGATAGGTTGCCCAGAGCCAAGGCGAGTAGGAAATGGACGCGATGTCAAAGCGCGTGGGATTGTCCGAAGCGTTCCGGGTCACGAAGAATATCAGCGCGGTCAGCGCGACCCACGGGTCGAACAGGACCCAGACCATCACGAAAAATGCGGCGGGCAGCAATGCGTTCAGATACGCGCCGAGCCGCGCATCCACGAGATAGGGCGGCAGCCCCGTGATCCTGGAACCGAGCGCGACGAGGGCGCCCGTCACCGGCGTGTACCATAGCGTTTCACCGCGCAGGATCGGGTCTTCGGGATATCGCCCGTCGAGAATAGACTGCGCAACGCCGATGTCGCGATACGCGTCGTGGTAGAGCGGCCATTCCTGCTGTCGCGTCGCGCGCACGCCGAGCACCACGCACCACGCGCACAAGAGCACCATGGCGCACGCGGGATAAGCCGCTTCCGCGCGGCAGATTCGGGCCAGGACCCTCATGGCGGATTACGGCCGGGCCGCGGGGGCTTCGTCGCGCGCGCGGCGCGCGCGCACGATGTACGCGGGCGTCTTGCGCAGGCTGAGGAAGGACCGGATCGTGAACTCGCCTATGAGCGCGAGCACCGCGAGCAGCAGCAGCACCGCGGCTACCTGCACGTTGAGCAGGAGGCCCGGCGTCACCTGGCGCAGGATACCGAAGCCGGAGAAGAACCCCGCGCCGATACGCAGGAAGAAAACCAGGCTCGCGAGGATGCAGGCGAGGGCGAGCCACTGGAACGGCGTCTGCGACAACTTCACCAGGTTGTCCATGTTGTAGGTCCAGAGCTTGCGGAAAGTCCAGCCGGATTTGCCGTGCGGCCGCGGGAAATGCGTCACGGGCGTTTCGGTGTAGCGCGTGATGCGGCTGATTACGTCCACGTTGCTGAAGACATGATGCGCGCCGAATTGGAACGCACGCAGCAGCCGCGCATTGTAAATCTTGAACGTGCAGCCGAAATCGCGCAGCGTGCTGCGTGACGCGCGGCGCATGATGATATTCGCCAGCTTCGACGGCAGCACGCGGAACAGCGAGTCCTTGCGGTTCTCCCGATACCCGCTCACGAGGTCATAGCCCCGGTCGTACACCTCGACCAGGCGCGGCAGTTCCTCCGGCGCAAGCTGCAGGTCGCTGTCCAGCAGAATGATCGCGTCCCCTCGCGCTTCCTGAAGTCCGGCCGTCACCGCCGCCTGCTGCCCCGCGTTTGCGAACAGGTCGAGGACGGCGCGCACGCGCGGGTCCCGTTCGAAAATGGCTTCGAGCTTGTTCCAGGTGCCGTCGG encodes:
- a CDS encoding glycosyltransferase family 2 protein, whose translation is MAGPSQTANPEFSLVVSCYFEERTIEEFHRRALAALEATGRSFEIILVNDGSADGTWNKLEAIFERDPRVRAVLDLFANAGQQAAVTAGLQEARGDAIILLDSDLQLAPEELPRLVEVYDRGYDLVSGYRENRKDSLFRVLPSKLANIIMRRASRSTLRDFGCTFKIYNARLLRAFQFGAHHVFSNVDVISRITRYTETPVTHFPRPHGKSGWTFRKLWTYNMDNLVKLSQTPFQWLALACILASLVFFLRIGAGFFSGFGILRQVTPGLLLNVQVAAVLLLLAVLALIGEFTIRSFLSLRKTPAYIVRARRARDEAPAARP